The following proteins come from a genomic window of Micromonospora echinofusca:
- a CDS encoding glucose-6-phosphate isomerase, with protein sequence MSDLLAGAVEAAAGLSVHGADTVDKSAPASTREALVGAGVPGKLAAKDPTLWGPDAEAEAKIRLGWVDTHLRSRELLPQLAELKAELADLDHVVLAGMGGSSLAPEVIARTLGKQLTVLDTTDPGQVRAALADRLERTVVVVASKSGSTVETDSHRRAYWQAFLDSGMTEAEAGRHFVVVTDPGSPLEQTATEMGAFTVLADPNVGGRYSALTAFGLVPSALAGVEVGELLDQADALARSLGGDRDNPGLALGAALGAAATMGRDKVALISDGTGIEGLGDWAEQLIAESTGKAGVGILPVVVESPQSPGAAGDDVLTVTYGGALPAGAVPAGGVDADVAVNGPLGAQFLAWEYATAVAGVVLGIDPFNQPNVTESKENTNRILASGPPAETPSFTEGAIEVYAPQGAPGDLAGVLRLLIDGAGDDGYLAVMAYLDRFADADAARLRPLLAGAAGRPVTFGWGPRFLHSTGQYHKGGPQVGSYLQLTGAVADDLPVPGRPYTFGELQAAQAAGDRQALAERERPVVRLHLTDRSAGVAQLLDVAGALRA encoded by the coding sequence GTGAGTGACCTGCTGGCCGGGGCGGTCGAGGCCGCCGCCGGGCTCTCCGTGCACGGGGCCGACACCGTCGACAAGTCGGCGCCCGCCTCCACCCGGGAGGCGCTGGTCGGTGCCGGCGTGCCGGGCAAGCTGGCCGCGAAGGACCCGACCCTGTGGGGCCCGGACGCCGAGGCCGAGGCGAAGATCCGCCTCGGCTGGGTGGACACCCACCTGCGCAGCCGGGAACTGCTCCCCCAGCTCGCCGAGCTGAAGGCGGAGCTGGCCGACCTGGACCACGTGGTGCTCGCCGGGATGGGCGGCTCGTCGCTGGCCCCCGAGGTCATCGCCCGCACCCTCGGCAAGCAGCTGACGGTGCTCGACACCACCGACCCGGGACAGGTCCGGGCGGCGCTGGCCGACCGGCTGGAGCGCACCGTGGTGGTGGTGGCCAGCAAGTCCGGCTCGACGGTCGAGACCGACAGCCACCGCCGGGCCTACTGGCAGGCGTTCCTCGACTCGGGGATGACCGAGGCGGAGGCCGGCCGGCACTTCGTGGTCGTCACCGACCCGGGTTCGCCCCTGGAGCAGACCGCCACCGAGATGGGTGCCTTCACCGTGCTCGCCGACCCGAACGTCGGCGGCCGCTACTCCGCGCTGACCGCGTTCGGGCTGGTCCCGTCGGCGCTGGCCGGCGTCGAGGTGGGCGAGCTGCTCGACCAGGCCGACGCGCTGGCGCGGTCGCTGGGCGGGGACCGCGACAACCCGGGCCTGGCGCTCGGCGCGGCGCTCGGCGCGGCGGCCACCATGGGCCGGGACAAGGTCGCCCTGATCTCCGACGGCACCGGCATCGAGGGCCTCGGCGACTGGGCCGAGCAGCTGATCGCCGAGTCCACCGGCAAGGCCGGCGTCGGCATCCTGCCGGTCGTCGTGGAGTCGCCGCAGAGTCCCGGCGCGGCCGGCGACGACGTGCTCACCGTGACCTACGGCGGCGCGTTGCCCGCCGGCGCCGTCCCGGCCGGCGGCGTCGACGCCGACGTGGCGGTCAACGGCCCGCTCGGCGCGCAGTTCCTGGCCTGGGAGTACGCCACCGCGGTCGCCGGCGTGGTGCTGGGCATCGACCCGTTCAACCAGCCCAACGTCACCGAGAGCAAGGAGAACACCAACCGGATCCTCGCCTCGGGTCCGCCGGCGGAGACGCCGTCGTTCACCGAGGGCGCGATCGAGGTGTACGCGCCGCAGGGCGCCCCGGGCGACCTGGCCGGCGTGCTGCGCCTGCTGATCGACGGGGCGGGCGACGACGGCTACCTCGCGGTGATGGCGTACCTCGACCGGTTCGCCGACGCCGACGCGGCCCGGCTGCGGCCGCTGCTGGCCGGCGCCGCAGGCCGTCCGGTCACCTTCGGCTGGGGCCCGCGGTTCCTGCACTCCACCGGCCAGTACCACAAGGGCGGTCCGCAGGTTGGCAGCTACCTCCAGCTCACCGGCGCGGTCGCCGACGACCTGCCGGTGCCGGGGCGGCCGTACACCTTCGGCGAGTTGCAGGCGGCGCAGGCCGCCGGCGACCGGCAGGCACTGGCCGAGCGGGAGCGCCCGGTGGTGCGGCTGCACCTGACCGACCGGTCGGCGGGCGTGGCCCAGCTGCTCGATGTGGCCGGGGCGTTGCGGGCGTGA
- a CDS encoding ATP-grasp domain-containing protein, with the protein MTDHHQSTRGKPRVALVTCADLPDLDPDDRLLLDPLARRGVTADVLDWADPGADWPAYDLAVLRSPWDYALRRDEFVAWASRVPTLANPADVVRWNTDKRYLAELSAAGVPTVPTSWVAPGEDWQPPAASGEYVVKPAVSAGSQDTGRYDLADPHHRELAVAHVRRLSDAGRLTMVQPYLDAVDTAGETALLYLAGPDGPTFSHAIRKGPMLTGPDLGVDGLHRPEQITARTATAAQLAVAERALAAVPGGSGRLLYARVDLIPGPDGAPFLVELELTEPSLFLGHADGAADRLADAILLHLARAAG; encoded by the coding sequence TTGACCGACCACCACCAGTCGACCCGGGGGAAACCCCGGGTCGCTCTCGTAACCTGTGCCGATCTGCCGGACCTCGACCCCGACGACCGGCTGTTGCTCGACCCGCTGGCCCGCCGCGGGGTGACCGCCGACGTGCTGGACTGGGCCGACCCGGGCGCCGACTGGCCCGCGTACGACCTGGCGGTGCTCCGCTCGCCGTGGGACTACGCGCTGCGGCGCGACGAGTTCGTCGCCTGGGCGTCGCGGGTTCCCACCCTGGCCAACCCGGCGGACGTCGTGCGCTGGAACACCGACAAGCGGTACCTGGCCGAGCTGTCCGCGGCGGGGGTGCCGACCGTGCCGACGTCCTGGGTCGCGCCGGGGGAGGACTGGCAGCCGCCCGCCGCCAGCGGCGAGTACGTCGTCAAGCCGGCCGTCAGCGCGGGCAGCCAGGACACCGGCCGCTACGACCTGGCCGATCCGCACCACCGGGAACTGGCCGTGGCGCACGTACGGCGGCTGTCGGACGCCGGGCGGCTGACCATGGTGCAGCCGTACCTCGACGCCGTCGACACGGCCGGCGAGACGGCCCTGCTCTACCTGGCCGGGCCGGACGGCCCGACGTTCAGCCACGCGATCCGCAAGGGGCCGATGCTGACCGGCCCGGACCTCGGGGTCGACGGGCTGCACCGGCCCGAGCAGATCACGGCCCGCACCGCCACCGCCGCGCAGTTGGCGGTTGCGGAGAGGGCCCTCGCGGCGGTGCCCGGCGGGTCGGGGCGACTGCTCTACGCCCGGGTGGACCTCATCCCGGGCCCGGACGGCGCGCCGTTCCTGGTGGAGCTGGAGCTGACCGAGCCGTCGCTGTTCCTCGGCCACGCCGACGGGGCCGCCGACCGGCTGGCCGACGCGATCCTGCTCCACCTGGCCCGCGCCGCCGGCTGA
- the tkt gene encoding transketolase: protein MAANRPEHPALNWSDLDRRAVDTVRVLAMDAVEKSGNGHPGTAMSLAPAAYLLFNRVMRHNPADPNWPGRDRFVLSAGHSSLTLYIQLFLSGYPLALQDLESLRQWGSLTPGHPEHGHTPGVETTTGPLGQGLGNAVGMAMAARRERGLFDPEAEPGRSVFDHDIWCIVSDGDIEEGISHEASALAGHQQLGNLTVIYDDNEISIEDDTRIAKSEDVAARYEAYGWHVQTVDWRAGDADQGDYHEDVEALHRALLAAKAETGRPSFIALRTIIGWPAPNKKNTGKIHGSALGGDEVAATKKLLGFDPARTFEVDEEMLGHARTVMERGARAQQEWTTAFDGWAKANPERHALYDRMAGRILPSGWTEALPEFPADAKGVATRAASGKVLEALAGVLPELWGGSADLAESNNTTMKGEPSFVPAVHATKDFPGHEYGRTLHFGIREHAMGAILNGIALHGGTRPYGGTFLVFSDYMRPAVRLAALMKLPVVYVWTHDSIGLGEDGPTHQPVEHLTALRAIPGLDVVRPADANETAWAWRQALEHTDRPTALALSRQALPTLDRSTLAGAEGVARGGYVLAEASNGKPQVILIGTGSEVQLCLTARERLEADGTPTRVVSMPCQEWFFEQDEAYRESVLPRGVKARVSVEAGIAMSWHGIVGDCGESVSLEHYGASAPHSVLFEQFGFTPDRIVAAAHAALTRMGDITGFTTGN from the coding sequence GTGGCTGCCAACCGACCCGAGCACCCCGCACTCAACTGGTCCGACCTCGACCGCCGGGCCGTCGACACCGTCCGCGTGCTGGCCATGGACGCCGTGGAGAAATCCGGCAACGGTCACCCGGGCACCGCGATGAGCCTCGCGCCCGCGGCCTACCTGCTCTTCAACCGGGTCATGCGGCACAACCCGGCCGACCCGAACTGGCCCGGCCGGGACCGCTTCGTGCTCTCCGCGGGCCACTCCAGCCTCACCCTCTACATCCAGCTCTTCCTCTCCGGCTACCCGCTGGCCCTGCAGGACCTGGAGTCGCTGCGGCAGTGGGGCTCGCTGACCCCGGGCCACCCCGAGCACGGGCACACCCCCGGCGTGGAGACCACCACCGGGCCGCTCGGGCAGGGCCTCGGCAACGCGGTCGGCATGGCGATGGCCGCCCGCCGCGAGCGCGGCCTGTTCGACCCGGAGGCCGAGCCGGGCCGGTCGGTCTTCGACCACGACATCTGGTGCATCGTCTCCGACGGCGACATCGAGGAGGGCATCAGCCACGAGGCCAGCGCGCTCGCCGGGCACCAGCAGCTCGGCAACCTCACGGTGATCTACGACGACAACGAGATCTCGATCGAGGACGACACCCGCATCGCCAAGAGCGAGGACGTCGCGGCCCGCTACGAGGCGTACGGCTGGCACGTGCAGACCGTCGACTGGCGCGCCGGCGACGCCGACCAGGGCGACTACCACGAGGACGTCGAGGCCCTGCACCGGGCGCTGCTGGCGGCGAAGGCCGAGACCGGCCGCCCCTCCTTCATCGCGCTGCGCACCATCATCGGCTGGCCCGCGCCCAACAAGAAGAACACCGGCAAGATCCACGGTTCGGCGCTTGGCGGCGACGAGGTGGCCGCCACCAAGAAGCTCCTCGGCTTCGACCCGGCGCGGACCTTCGAGGTCGACGAGGAGATGCTCGGCCACGCCCGCACGGTGATGGAGCGCGGCGCCCGGGCCCAGCAGGAGTGGACCACGGCGTTCGACGGCTGGGCGAAGGCCAACCCGGAGCGTCACGCGCTCTACGACCGGATGGCCGGGCGGATCCTGCCGAGCGGCTGGACCGAGGCGCTACCGGAGTTCCCCGCCGACGCCAAGGGCGTCGCCACCCGGGCCGCCTCCGGCAAGGTCCTGGAGGCGCTCGCCGGAGTGCTGCCGGAGCTGTGGGGTGGCTCGGCCGACCTGGCGGAGAGCAACAACACCACCATGAAGGGCGAGCCGTCCTTCGTCCCCGCCGTCCACGCCACCAAGGACTTCCCCGGCCACGAGTACGGCCGCACGCTGCACTTCGGCATCCGTGAGCACGCCATGGGCGCGATCCTCAACGGCATCGCGCTGCACGGCGGCACCCGCCCGTACGGCGGCACCTTCCTGGTGTTCAGCGACTACATGCGTCCGGCGGTACGCCTCGCCGCGCTGATGAAGCTGCCGGTGGTCTACGTCTGGACGCACGACTCGATCGGCCTCGGCGAGGACGGCCCCACGCACCAGCCGGTGGAGCACCTGACCGCGCTGCGCGCCATCCCCGGCCTGGACGTGGTCCGGCCGGCCGACGCCAACGAGACGGCCTGGGCCTGGCGGCAGGCCCTGGAGCACACCGACCGGCCGACCGCGCTGGCGCTGAGCCGGCAGGCGCTGCCGACGCTCGACCGCTCCACCCTGGCCGGCGCGGAGGGCGTGGCCAGGGGTGGCTACGTGCTGGCTGAGGCGTCCAACGGCAAGCCGCAGGTGATCCTCATCGGCACCGGCTCCGAGGTGCAGCTCTGCCTCACCGCCCGCGAGCGGCTGGAGGCCGACGGCACCCCCACCCGGGTCGTCTCGATGCCCTGCCAGGAGTGGTTCTTCGAGCAGGACGAGGCGTACCGGGAGTCGGTACTGCCGCGCGGGGTAAAGGCACGGGTGAGCGTGGAGGCGGGCATCGCCATGTCCTGGCACGGCATCGTCGGCGACTGCGGCGAGAGCGTGAGCCTGGAGCACTACGGCGCGAGCGCCCCGCACTCCGTGCTCTTCGAGCAGTTCGGCTTCACCCCCGACCGGATCGTGGCCGCCGCGCACGCGGCGCTGACCCGGATGGGCGACATCACCGGTTTCACGACCGGCAACTGA
- a CDS encoding COX15/CtaA family protein, which yields MRRICAVKRSVRFPVSTALLRRLALASIIANVGIVVTGGAVRLTASGLGCPTWPRCTDDSYVTTSEMGVHGVIEFGNRLLTFAVGIIALAVLVAVLLHRPRRRELIPLAVAVLFGIPAQAIVGGITVLTNLNPWVVGLHFLASMLVIAAAYALWRRIKDPAGPAVAVVPAPLRTLTAITTVVSAAVLVIGTWVTGSGPHAGDQGAARNGLDPETISQVHADSVFLLIGLSVALVFAFRAVGAQRAARAALVLVAVELGQGLIGFVQYFTNLPALLVGAHMLGSCLVLLATLSVQWATRERRPVAPSPAPDAVDRAVPVAA from the coding sequence GTGCGTAGGATTTGCGCCGTGAAGAGATCCGTCCGGTTCCCGGTCTCCACCGCCCTGCTGCGCCGTCTCGCGCTCGCCTCGATCATCGCGAACGTGGGCATCGTCGTCACCGGCGGGGCCGTCCGGCTCACCGCGTCCGGCCTCGGCTGCCCGACCTGGCCCCGGTGCACCGACGACTCGTACGTCACGACCTCCGAGATGGGCGTGCACGGAGTCATCGAGTTCGGCAACCGCCTGCTCACCTTCGCGGTCGGCATCATCGCGCTGGCGGTGCTGGTGGCCGTGCTGCTGCACCGCCCCCGCCGGCGGGAGCTGATCCCCCTCGCGGTCGCCGTGCTCTTCGGCATCCCGGCCCAGGCGATCGTCGGCGGCATCACCGTGCTCACCAACCTCAACCCGTGGGTGGTCGGCCTGCACTTCCTCGCCTCGATGCTGGTGATCGCGGCCGCGTACGCCCTGTGGCGGCGGATCAAGGACCCGGCGGGCCCGGCGGTGGCCGTCGTGCCGGCCCCACTGCGGACCCTCACCGCGATCACCACCGTGGTCAGCGCGGCGGTGCTGGTGATCGGCACCTGGGTGACGGGCAGCGGCCCGCACGCGGGCGACCAGGGCGCCGCCCGCAACGGGCTCGACCCCGAGACGATCTCCCAGGTGCACGCCGACAGCGTCTTCCTGCTGATCGGCCTGTCCGTGGCGCTGGTCTTCGCCTTCCGCGCGGTCGGCGCGCAGCGGGCCGCACGGGCCGCGCTGGTGCTCGTCGCCGTCGAGCTGGGTCAGGGCCTGATCGGCTTCGTGCAGTACTTCACCAACCTGCCGGCGCTGCTGGTGGGCGCGCACATGCTGGGCTCCTGCCTGGTCCTGCTGGCCACCCTGTCGGTGCAGTGGGCCACCCGCGAGCGCCGCCCGGTCGCGCCGTCGCCGGCCCCGGACGCCGTCGACCGGGCCGTCCCGGTCGCCGCCTGA
- a CDS encoding glucose-6-phosphate dehydrogenase assembly protein OpcA — protein MIGLWDTTGNEVVKALAAERRSAGGVASGMALTLIVVVDEKRVREAEAAATIAAAAHPCRLLVVVRTDVERERNRLDAEIVVGGRLGPCEAVVTRMYGRLALHAESVVMPLLVPDVPVVTWWHGEPPAEISTDFLGVVADRRITDSAQAADPIEALRQRARDYAPGDTDLAWTRITPWRTLVAGAFDTTQARVTEATVVAPPSDPTAALMQGWLAARLGIQPTWEHSDSSPRMREVQLRCANGDTLTLTRDDSVATFRRTGQEDRQLPLVRRPLGDELAEELRRLDADQVYAEALGTAAGLTDLDQRPPQRVHVWKDPATAQRAEAGVTAHVGTSAEH, from the coding sequence GTGATCGGCCTGTGGGACACCACCGGAAACGAGGTGGTCAAGGCGCTGGCCGCCGAGCGGCGCAGCGCCGGCGGGGTGGCCAGCGGCATGGCGCTCACCCTGATCGTGGTGGTGGACGAGAAGCGGGTCCGCGAGGCGGAGGCGGCGGCGACGATAGCCGCCGCCGCCCACCCCTGCCGGCTGCTGGTGGTGGTCCGCACCGACGTGGAGCGCGAACGCAACCGGCTGGACGCGGAGATCGTCGTCGGCGGCCGGCTCGGCCCGTGCGAGGCGGTGGTCACCCGGATGTACGGGCGGCTGGCCCTGCACGCCGAGTCGGTGGTGATGCCGCTGCTGGTGCCGGACGTACCGGTGGTGACGTGGTGGCACGGCGAGCCGCCGGCCGAGATCTCCACGGACTTCCTCGGCGTGGTGGCCGACCGGCGGATCACCGACAGCGCGCAGGCCGCCGACCCGATCGAGGCGCTGCGCCAGCGGGCCCGGGACTACGCGCCCGGCGACACCGACCTGGCGTGGACCCGGATCACCCCGTGGCGCACCCTCGTGGCGGGGGCCTTCGACACCACCCAGGCCAGGGTGACCGAGGCGACGGTGGTGGCACCGCCGAGCGATCCGACCGCGGCGCTGATGCAGGGGTGGCTGGCCGCGCGACTCGGCATCCAGCCGACGTGGGAGCACAGCGACTCGTCCCCCCGGATGCGGGAGGTGCAGCTGCGCTGCGCCAACGGCGACACGTTGACGCTGACCCGCGACGACAGCGTGGCGACGTTCCGCCGTACCGGCCAGGAGGACCGGCAGCTGCCGCTCGTCCGGCGGCCGCTCGGCGACGAGCTGGCCGAGGAACTGCGCCGGCTCGACGCCGACCAGGTGTACGCGGAGGCGCTGGGTACGGCGGCCGGGCTGACCGACCTCGACCAGCGCCCGCCGCAGCGGGTGCACGTCTGGAAGGATCCGGCCACCGCCCAGCGGGCCGAGGCGGGGGTCACGGCGCACGTGGGTACGAGCGCCGAGCACTGA
- the zwf gene encoding glucose-6-phosphate dehydrogenase, with translation MDDAERGGGVNPLRDPQDRRLPRIPESCALVIFGVTGDLARKKLLPAVYDLANRGLLPPGFAVLGFARRDWGDGDFESLAHEAAKKHARTPWREEVWARLAGNIKFVGGSFDDDAAFDHLSEMLDELRQTHGIPGNAAFYFSIPPAAFPVVLKQLARTGMADNAKSGGWRRVVVEKPFGHDLPSAKALNDLVDDVFTRKDVFRIDHYLGKETVQNILALRFANNLFEPLWNSKYVDSVQITMAEDVGIGTRAGFYDSAGAARDVFQNHLLQLLALVAMEEPTSFDADEIRTEKLKVLRAITLPKDVAEGTVRGQYLPGWVGGERAVGYLEEEGVPEDSTTETYVAVRLGIQNRRWAEVPFYIRAGKRLPRRVTEVAIMFKRAPHLPFNEADMESLGNNQLVIRVQPDEGVVLKFGSKVPGTTMEVRDIAMDFQYGEAFTEASPEAYERLVLDVLIGDRTLFPDAAEVEQSWQVVDPLEHAWAGTTPEPYRAGEWGPRAADEMLAREGRAWRRA, from the coding sequence ATGGACGACGCGGAGCGAGGAGGCGGCGTGAACCCGCTGCGCGACCCGCAGGACCGCCGGCTGCCGAGGATCCCGGAGTCGTGCGCTCTGGTGATCTTCGGCGTCACCGGTGACCTGGCCCGCAAGAAGCTCCTGCCGGCCGTGTACGACCTGGCGAACCGGGGGCTGCTGCCCCCGGGCTTCGCCGTGCTCGGCTTCGCCCGCCGGGACTGGGGCGACGGGGACTTCGAGTCGCTGGCCCACGAGGCCGCCAAGAAGCACGCCCGCACCCCCTGGCGGGAGGAGGTGTGGGCGCGCCTGGCCGGCAACATCAAGTTCGTCGGCGGCTCGTTCGACGACGACGCCGCGTTCGACCACCTCTCCGAGATGCTGGACGAGCTGCGCCAGACGCACGGCATCCCGGGCAACGCCGCCTTCTACTTCTCCATCCCCCCGGCGGCGTTCCCCGTGGTCCTCAAGCAGTTGGCCCGCACCGGGATGGCCGACAACGCCAAGTCCGGCGGCTGGCGCCGGGTGGTGGTGGAGAAGCCCTTCGGGCACGACCTGCCGTCGGCGAAGGCGCTCAACGACCTGGTCGACGACGTCTTCACCCGCAAGGACGTCTTCCGCATCGACCACTACCTGGGCAAGGAGACCGTCCAGAACATCCTCGCCCTGCGGTTCGCCAACAACCTGTTCGAGCCGCTGTGGAACTCCAAGTACGTCGACTCGGTGCAGATCACCATGGCCGAGGACGTCGGCATCGGCACCCGCGCCGGCTTCTACGACTCGGCCGGCGCGGCCCGCGACGTGTTCCAGAACCACCTGCTCCAGCTGCTGGCGCTGGTGGCGATGGAGGAGCCGACGAGCTTCGACGCCGACGAGATCCGCACGGAGAAGCTCAAGGTGCTCCGGGCGATCACCCTGCCCAAGGACGTCGCCGAGGGCACCGTACGCGGCCAGTACCTGCCCGGCTGGGTGGGCGGCGAGCGTGCCGTCGGGTACCTGGAGGAGGAGGGCGTCCCGGAGGACTCCACCACGGAGACCTACGTGGCCGTCCGGCTCGGCATCCAGAACCGCCGCTGGGCGGAGGTGCCGTTCTACATCCGGGCCGGCAAGCGGCTGCCGCGGCGGGTCACCGAGGTCGCCATCATGTTCAAGCGGGCGCCGCACCTGCCGTTCAACGAGGCCGACATGGAGTCGCTGGGCAACAACCAGCTCGTCATCCGGGTGCAGCCGGACGAGGGCGTCGTGCTCAAGTTCGGCTCCAAGGTGCCCGGCACCACGATGGAGGTCCGCGACATCGCCATGGACTTCCAGTACGGCGAGGCGTTCACCGAGGCCAGCCCCGAGGCGTACGAGCGGCTCGTGCTGGACGTGCTGATCGGCGACCGCACGCTCTTCCCCGACGCCGCCGAGGTCGAGCAGAGCTGGCAGGTGGTGGACCCGCTGGAGCACGCGTGGGCGGGCACCACGCCGGAGCCGTACCGGGCCGGCGAGTGGGGCCCCCGGGCCGCCGACGAGATGCTGGCCCGCGAGGGCCGCGCCTGGCGGCGGGCGTGA
- a CDS encoding heme o synthase: protein MSMITERPVSNSAGQPPVRTTVETSAVTRRDVRAVVSAYVTLTKPRIVELLLVTTVPAMMLADGGMPSLWLVAVVLVGGSLAAGAASVINCYIDRDIDQLMRRTKRRPLPAHTVTPRNALIFGLVLAAVSVAMMAAFTNLLAAGLTLAAIVYYDVVYTLWLKRTTTANTFWGGACGAAPVLIGWAAVTGTLAPAAWALFAVVFFWQMPHFYPLAMKYKDDYARAGIPMLPVVASTRRVNAEIIGFAWLTVASSLAVWPLGMSLIYGVPAVVVGAIFVVEAHKLARRVARGQAVKPMRLFHWSTTYLTILFAAVALDALI, encoded by the coding sequence GTGAGCATGATCACCGAGCGCCCCGTCAGCAACTCTGCCGGGCAGCCGCCGGTGCGGACCACGGTGGAGACGTCGGCGGTGACCCGCCGGGACGTCCGCGCGGTGGTCTCGGCCTACGTGACGCTGACCAAGCCGCGGATCGTGGAGCTGCTCCTCGTCACCACGGTTCCGGCGATGATGCTCGCGGACGGCGGCATGCCGTCGCTCTGGCTGGTCGCCGTGGTGCTGGTCGGCGGCTCGCTCGCGGCCGGCGCGGCCAGCGTCATCAACTGCTACATCGACCGCGACATCGACCAGCTGATGCGGCGCACCAAGCGTCGCCCCCTGCCGGCGCACACCGTGACGCCGCGCAACGCGCTGATCTTCGGGCTGGTGCTGGCGGCGGTGTCGGTCGCGATGATGGCGGCGTTCACCAACCTGCTGGCCGCCGGGCTCACGCTGGCCGCGATCGTCTACTACGACGTCGTCTACACCCTCTGGCTCAAGCGCACCACGACGGCGAACACGTTCTGGGGCGGGGCCTGCGGGGCGGCGCCGGTGCTGATCGGCTGGGCGGCGGTGACCGGGACGCTCGCCCCGGCCGCGTGGGCGCTGTTCGCGGTGGTCTTCTTCTGGCAGATGCCGCACTTCTACCCGCTGGCGATGAAGTACAAGGACGACTACGCCCGGGCCGGCATCCCGATGCTGCCGGTGGTGGCCTCCACCCGGCGGGTGAACGCCGAGATCATCGGCTTCGCCTGGCTGACCGTGGCGTCCTCGCTGGCCGTGTGGCCGCTGGGGATGAGCCTGATCTACGGCGTCCCCGCCGTGGTGGTGGGCGCGATCTTCGTGGTGGAGGCGCACAAGCTGGCCCGCCGGGTCGCGCGGGGGCAGGCCGTCAAGCCGATGCGGCTGTTCCACTGGTCGACCACCTACCTGACCATCCTCTTCGCCGCCGTCGCGCTCGACGCCCTGATCTGA
- the tal gene encoding transaldolase → MTDRLSELTAAGVAVWLDDLSRVRLSSGGLDQLRREKHVAGVTTNPTIFAKALSDADEYDWQLRDLAARGVEVEEAVRMLTTYDVRWACDVMRPSYEGSGGVDGRVSIEVDPRLAHETDRTVAEAKALWWLVDRPNLFIKIPATEAGLPAITATLAEGISVNVTLIFGLERYSQVMEAFLAGLEKAKANGHDLSKIGSVASFFVSRVDSEIDKRLEKLGSDEAKALRGKAAVANAKLAYERYGEVFSSDRWQALADAGAHPQRPLWASTSTKNPDYRDVIYVEELIAPGTVNTMPEPVVHAYADHGETRGDTITGSYDEARKVFADLESVGIDMADVIETLEREGVEKFETSWQELLDGVRKSLSAAGRGAGHPGDAAKGNAQAAQQAGGNA, encoded by the coding sequence ATGACGGACAGGCTTAGTGAACTCACCGCCGCAGGCGTGGCGGTCTGGCTCGACGACCTTTCCCGGGTACGGCTGTCCTCCGGCGGGCTGGACCAGCTCCGCCGGGAGAAGCACGTGGCCGGGGTGACCACCAACCCGACGATCTTCGCCAAGGCGCTGAGCGACGCCGACGAGTACGACTGGCAGCTGCGCGACCTCGCCGCCCGTGGCGTGGAGGTCGAGGAGGCCGTACGCATGCTCACCACGTACGACGTGCGGTGGGCGTGCGACGTGATGCGCCCGTCGTACGAGGGCAGCGGCGGTGTCGACGGCCGGGTCTCCATCGAGGTGGACCCGCGGCTGGCCCACGAGACCGACAGGACGGTCGCCGAGGCCAAGGCTCTGTGGTGGCTGGTCGACCGGCCCAACCTCTTCATCAAGATCCCGGCCACCGAGGCGGGCCTGCCGGCCATCACCGCCACCCTGGCCGAGGGGATCAGCGTCAACGTCACGCTGATCTTCGGGCTGGAGCGCTACTCGCAGGTGATGGAGGCGTTCCTGGCCGGTCTCGAGAAGGCCAAGGCCAACGGCCACGACCTGTCGAAGATCGGCTCGGTCGCCTCGTTCTTCGTCTCCCGGGTCGACAGCGAGATCGACAAGCGGCTGGAGAAGCTCGGCTCCGACGAGGCCAAGGCGCTGCGCGGCAAGGCCGCCGTCGCCAACGCCAAGCTGGCGTACGAGCGCTACGGCGAGGTCTTCTCCTCCGACCGGTGGCAGGCGCTCGCCGACGCCGGCGCCCACCCGCAGCGGCCGCTGTGGGCCTCCACCTCGACCAAGAACCCGGACTACCGGGACGTCATCTACGTCGAGGAGCTGATCGCCCCCGGCACGGTCAACACCATGCCGGAGCCGGTCGTGCACGCGTACGCCGACCACGGCGAGACCCGCGGCGACACCATCACCGGCTCGTACGACGAGGCCCGCAAGGTCTTCGCGGACCTGGAGTCGGTGGGAATCGACATGGCCGACGTGATCGAGACCCTGGAGCGCGAGGGCGTGGAGAAGTTCGAGACGAGCTGGCAGGAGCTGCTCGACGGCGTCCGCAAGTCGCTGTCGGCCGCGGGCCGGGGCGCCGGCCACCCGGGCGACGCCGCGAAGGGCAACGCGCAGGCCGCGCAGCAGGCGGGAGGCAACGCGTGA